A region of the Pempheris klunzingeri isolate RE-2024b chromosome 6, fPemKlu1.hap1, whole genome shotgun sequence genome:
TTTTACTTCCTCCACCCCGGGGGCTCTGTCCAGCACATCTTGTGCACAGTATGTTCAGGTAAGTTGATGCAGAAATATCTGTTATGAAGTGGACCCAAACATGGCATTTGTTGCTCCATATGCAAACAAACTATATCCAAAAGATATCCCATATGTAGTGTGTCAAACTGATTCCCACACCTTTGCTgaatatttattacatttccCACATAAGATGAGAGATAaaaagagactttatttatcccacaccgggGAAATTCACGTGTTACtgcaacagagacagaaaaggtgcagaaacaaagtgttgttaacagaagtagtgcaaaaacaagggatatagcacatgtaaaaatgaatacaaatataacaaaatgagaaaaaatataaaaatatattcgTGTGTTGCACAGGATATTGCAAGTATCATATTGCAGTAGTTATAAAAGGAGGTGAGGGTTAATGTAACTTGGTGTGTAACTTTTAGAATATGTATGATTTAGaaagttgtgtttgtgcatcagttCACTCGCTGGCTTAAAATGAACTGTGAGAGTGTCTAATAAGAATGCAGAGTCGATGTTCCTTTTGCGTTTGCCCACGAACTCACTTGAGGCTGGGTATGTTTGGTCTATTCCTGTGTTCTACAtattaaatcttatttttatcTGACCTTTCAGGAGGTGGTGTCACAGCACTGCGTTGTGATATTTTCCAAGACCACCTGCCCTTATTGCAGAATGGCCAAGAATGTGTTCAATGAAATTGGTGCAACCTACAAAGTAATTGAACTGGATGAGCACAGTGACGGGAGGAGACTGCAAGAGGCCTTAGCTCAAGTTACAGGTGCCAGGACGGTAAGAGCCAAGCAATTTTAAGAGTCAGGAATTTAAAGTAACTTTGCAGCATGTTATTCCAGCATCTATTTAAGAATAGCATATTATTCCAGCATCTATTTAAGAATAAATCAAAACATGCATATTTGACAGCATGTTTGTTCTGGCGGCTCTGCATTTCAGTTAAATTTAGGTTGATCTGACTAGTGTTTTTATTAGGGCTGCAGCCAAGAATTAAAATAGCTGAATCTGAGTCAAGATAAAGACCAGAGTGAGCTGTGTCTTTTTCAGACTCATCTCACAGAATTAAATAGTCCTAAAAAAGGAAAGGTATAATCAGATGTTTGGCGAAAGGTCACCTGCACCTTGATTTCATATGGCAGGTATGTATCTGCACATGCAAGactaattatatatattatttttagcTTAAGTTGATTTCACCGCTGATTCTCTCTTGGCCCCCTTTTTCTTCCACCTCTGTGAAAGCTGTTAATGAGTTGTACAATTGAAGTAAGCATGGCTTAACTCTGATTTCAGGTTAATGTTTGGTTAGGTTATATATAGATGAAAACAAATTCTTGGTTTTAAGTGATTAAGTTGTAGTGATGAATACTGTAGACCACTAAATCTGACACAACCTTGATATGAAGAAAAGCTTAGTGGGGGAAAAAACGTGACTCCTGAATTTGAGGCTCCAGGTCTGCTGTCGGAAGATGTTGGTTTTGCTTATAAAGTTTGAACTGTTCAAGATGGTAACTCTGAAGTAGACCccatgtcttttcttttcaagaaCTCCTCATTCACTCAGTGCTGATGCTGTGCCACGatttgtgtgttcaggtgccGAGAGTCTTCATTAACGGAAACTGCATCGGGGGTGGCTCTGACACCAAACAGCTCCATCAGCAGGGGAAATTGCTGCCCCTGATCGAACAGTGTGCCCCCTGCTGTGCCGCGACCAGCTCCGAGGGCTCGGGCAGCGGACAGTTTGAGTCCTCTAAATGACTAACCGTCCTCATCGTTTTTTCCAGTCctgtatttattaaatgtttgctTGATCTCATGCTACAAGTTATACATAACTTGAGCACagttatgttatttatttatcaaagtGCATCAGGCACTTGATGTTAGGCCACATACATTTTCATCCAGGGATGTACAGTATTATTAAAACTGAATAGTGGAACTACTTCTCATACTCCTTCTCTGCATGGTGGTTTTATTGAACAATATTACAGTCATAAAAATAGCACCATGTCTCTATCAAGCATCATCAGTGACTGTGGGTCTTCATATATTGATAGTTTaattcaacacttttttttaaattcacttaTTTGAGCTTAATCTACATATCTTGTaagataaatatttttcttatgaTCAGCACATCCTATTGTGCAAAGTATTTGAATGTGACCTCTTATTCAGAAATGTTAGTTACCTGCATagatcaaaaaatatatttaatttttgtattttttttacagttaaaaaGCATTTTCTATGTCAGTGCATGGATTTTAGCAGTAGCTGTGTTTATCTCAATGTTTTTCATATTGGGTAGCCTGCTGGTTTACTAAAATGTATGAATAGCCTAATGAATCAAGATGTTGGTCGGTATTATGAATATATAGATTAATTGGTATATGTATTAAGTCACAACCTCTCctaaatattttcataatgCCTTGAATGCgtatttataattattaataaatataaatgaagcCATCAGCTTTCCTCGTCTTGCTTTGCGGTTTTTACCAGAGTGTTTCATTTGTCACCCCTCTCACCAAAGGTGGGCGGATATTAGATTTAATTTGGGCGAACTATTTTTTAGTGATGGATTATTCTCTTCCACTTTCGTCTTTGCAAAGATAGATACTTGCATATTTTAAAAACTACTCTTGCTGCTAATATTTGGAGcgacattttctgtcaaatgcCTGTCGCCTCACCGCGGTGTACGCTGTAAACTAAACCAAACGCACCCAGATTGCCCACATTGCACCGCATCACGGTGAGGTCACTCCAGTGAAATTAGCTTGACTAGCGGGTGTACTGCTAAGCTAGGATATTAGCATCTTGTATATGTGCACGGTAGGTTGAATAAACAGCACCGTGAAGAATGGCTGGCAGCGCAGGAGAGTGGTGTTTGATGGAGAGCGACCCCGGCGTGTTCACAGAACTGATTAAAGGCTTTGGTGAGTGGCAGGTACCGTTAGCTTACCGCTAGCTGCTCATTCAGTGTAACACGGCTGTGCGACagcgctagctagctagttagctagccgCTCTTAAGCTAGCTGTAACTTGCAAATTACTATTAACCCTGTGCGCAAAGAGAaaaagctgtggatgaaattaaaatattttacaggCCTCGTTTTCTCAACAGCAATCCCAGCGCTTTATCCAAAAAGGTGCATATGATTATTTGGCAGCCTTGGCTAACTTAATTgggctagctaactagctagcatTACTCAGCGTTCAAAACAACGGCGCGTGCAAACAAATCCTCACTCATGAATGATGGCATTTGTTGTGATGTCAGAGGAAAAAACCTGCTCAGTCATTTCATATTTGTTAATCGGCGGGTGGAGCTCATGAAAATAGTAAATACGACAAGTGTGAATGGACGTTTGATGCCTTACTTGTCCTTGTCAGGATGCAAAGGCGCCCAGGTTGAAGAGATATGGAGTATGGAGCCAGAGAACTTTGACAACTTGAAGTATGTTAATGCTTacagctttttaaaacatttattgcaAGCTCCTTCTGTTAAGACAGATATTTTAATTCACGTGTTCTGTTCCAGACCAGTTCATGGCTTGATTTTCCTGTTCAAGTGGCAGCCAGGTGAAGAGCCAGCAGGGTCAATCGTTCAGGATTCAAGGCTTGATCACATCTTCTTTGCAAAACAGGTACGAATAGCAAGATGTTTTTAGTTTGCAGCTGTAGTATAAAACCCATTAACAAAAGCCCATAGCCAAAAAAGTGACAGCTTATTTTAAACTTGGCTCCTTCTCAGTTTATGCACGTCTGTCCTTCCTGATGCATTTGGCCTGATTGACTGCTGAACCAAAAACTGTTATGATGAAGAGTCAAAATTCCTCCCTACATTTTGCCACCCAGGGCTGCATTAGATAATAACTGCACTGCCCAGAGCCAAAGACCCAAATGCAATCGAAGACATTATTATCTTCAGTGCAGCATTGTTTCAGCCAAGCTGGATAATGAATTGCTGTGCTACTTAATTGAATGTGCCTATGACGTTAAGCACACAGTCTGCATCCAAATTTGAGGATGCTTCTCCTCACTCTGATGAGAGGATTATTTTTTCCCACAGAGTTTAGGAAGGTGTTGCTCTATGTGGACAGCGGTGTTAACAAATGGTtctctgatttgatttgaaactTAATTTGCAGCCACAGACATTTGTAGAAAATAAGTCATTCATAAAATTGGTATCTGTTGTGCTGTTCAAGATCTGATCTGTTTACAAACGGGTTACTTTTGGATCCATATCATGCATTAATGAGGAGGTTTCTTTATCTGTCGAATcaattgtgtgttttatctgtgtgtttccaggtcATTAACAACGCCTGTGCCACCCAGGCAATAGTCAGCGTCCTGCTCAACTGCTCCCATTCTGACATGCTGCTCggagacacactgacagagttCAGGGAGTTTTCACAGAGTTTTGACGCAGCTGTACGTTTATGGTATTTTTCTGTTGGATCCAAAAAAACTGTGGCTAtcgtttgttttctttttcaggtttCTGTTATGAATTGTGTGCATTAACTCAGTCTGTCCTTTGTGTTATAtacttttctgtttgtgtatttgttacATGAAAATTATGACACTAGCGTTGGACTGGTAACTTAAAAAATAagtaatatatttattcatcgCTCTTTCTAAAAACGAATGTTAAACCTGCTTTCCCTCTGGGAGCAGAATTCCCCCTTCCATCCCCAACACTGACAGTTTTATCCTCTTACCTTCAAAACCATGATGACTCAGTTGTCTGTCCCACAAATATTCAGAAGAACCAGGCTCCACTGGTTTATTATCCTCAATTTCTGCTTTTAATTGAGAAAAATTCTTGCACtgaactgtattttatttagaaatggCAGCGACTAATTATGAAAGAAAACCAGCAGGGCTGTAATCGCTGTGTGGAAGAATCTCTGCATTTCTAAGTTTGATATAGAAGGAACAAATGAGTCATTTATTTTAGTTACCGGGTGTTGAAATTGGATGCACGACTTGTTACTTGGAAAAAGGAATGTACAGTGTGTCCCATACAAGCCCGTCATGACGCTGCTGCATCCTTAAGGCAAGGGTTATACAGTCAGCATTATAATCCTTCATCTCCCACTCTCCTCAGATGAAAGGTTTGGCTCTTAGCAACTCTGAAGTGATCCGACAAGTTCACAACAGCTTTGCCAGGTAAGCCCCTGCTCATATCACATCCAGCTGGAGAAGCTCTGTTTGACTGGCTTCGTGATATTTTTAGCTCCTCATTTTAACTCCCACTGTGAAAAGTGATTGGCTCATTTGATGCTAAAGCACCAGAGTGAGGCTGATTCTCTTATTTAATGAGTGGAAAATAACAGGTTTTCCTTTTTGTAATGTGAAGCATTTGTACTGCAGCACTTGGTGATAATAGTTTTAATTGAGTACAAAGATGTTTAACATTCTGCACATCAGATTCATGTATTGACTTAGTTGTTGTGATTTTCTTTAAGTACCTCCCTACTTCCCTACTTATGGATTTCTAATAATTTTTCTTTACACTAACAtcaacatttgtttgtgtgctgcatgATAATTATCTTCGTCtatcgtgtttttttttgttttttttgtatttgaagACAGCAAATGTTCGAATTTGACGCAAAGTCATCAGCAAAGGACGAGGACGCCTTTCACTTTGTGAGCTATGTTCCTGTAAACGGCAGACTATACGAGCTGGATGGGCTGCGAGAGGGACCAATTGACCTGGGTAAGCAGAAAAATGcaatttgttattttgtcctTTATTGCTTTATGTTTAAAGTCCCTCGGTGTGAGGTCCTGCTGTGCACAGCTGAATTTTGTCTTGTTGGCCATGGCCCATTTCCCCTAAAACTGTCTGTTTTATGATGATGTACAGTTAGTGCTTTCAGTCAGTGTGTATATGGACACCTGCAGTAATGTTTATACCTGTATGTGTTTTTCACCAGGCGCATGCAACCAGGATGACTGGATCAGCGCAGTTCGCCCAGTGATTGAGAAAAGAATACAGAAGTGaatatctttatctttattttattactttaattcTTTTTGTCACAGCTGATGGAGAATTTTAATACTGCAGTTTTGCAtctcttttactttcttttaaaacaacaacaccagaGGAATTAATGTCAATGTCATACATGCAGCAGTGATGATTTTGCCGAAGAGCTCTTTCATCCATCTCATGtgacttattttcatttttcactctcTGATCTTGTAAGAAAAGATGGTTTTCTCTCTGTATATACTGACTTTCTCTGCCAAATGCAGTGCAGCTTTGATTCTTTTGACAGTGTATCATTTTGTACTTAGTaaaaattctctctctctctccaggtacagtgaaggagagatccgATTCAACCTAATGGCCATTGTGTCAGACAGAAAGATGATATACGAGAGAAAAATTGCAGAGCTCCAGACCCAGCTTACTGAGGTGAGTGGCAGCAAACGAGCTGAATCCAGTGCAGACATGACGAAGGACAATGTATTCTCTTACATTGTCACTACTCGCCAGCACTGCCAAGTACAAGCTGACAATTGATGTGTTTCACTTGTAGCCGCTCAGAGACAATTATCCTGGAAGAGAATGTCGGGGGAATTTCAAAATTTCTAAGAGAAGGcaaataatatttataaatgtcACAAATTTTCTGGATTGCATCAAAAGTGTTGCACTGAAAGGTTTCCAGCCCGTCTGAGGTGGACGTCATAACCGTTTATTCTTGAAGAAACGGGTCAAAGAGCAACTTCACCCTAAGTTGAAAATCCTTGTTAAACtgacttttctttcctgtttgaAAGGTTtactcttttatttatttggaaatGTCCTCTGTTGCACAGAGTTGCACTAAAGCACACCcaccagtgatgtcacagtaTACTGATCACACCCTCAGTTCACATCTGCATTACTGCAGAAAGGTGGAACATTCAACCACCGGAGGTCAGCAAAGGTTTAATTTCATAAAAGTGCTTTAGAATAAAGATTGGAAGTTGGCAGTGAAAGCCCTCATTCAAACAAATTTCAGGGGTGGGCTATTTCTGCTTATTGGATTTTATTCCCTActgctttattttgttattattaataaagctcttgcatatatatatacttgAGTTTCTTCACCCTCTTCTGTCAAAGTCAGAAGGGATATTGGATTGTTTGGTGAAGGGTTGTTGTATCCATAGACGGTATAGTACTGCAGTCGGCACGCCTCCAGTTTTTAGCAGCAGGCAGAAGTCCCAGCAGAGACGCTAAGCAATTCACTGCTGTGGACAGGGGCGGCAGAAAAACATAGTTTAGCCACCTAAAAAGGCAGacctaaaaaaaatcaatatcaatttaAGTTAACACTGTATTTAGACTGTTTTCACCGCTTTACATTACTGTCAGACCGCTGTTTCTGACAGAGAACTGAATCCATTCTCTACTCCTCTTGGCCCCATTGTTAGCCGCCAGAATCCATTGATTTAAAAGTCATCTTACCACAGCAGAACACGGGAGATTACTGTGCTGCTTCTGCCTCGATCAGtgaactaacatgttagtttggatctgaactaaccatttaaaacatcaaagccTCACGgtaacacaagcaaactgaTAGCTGTAGCAGTAGATTAGGGTAGACCCgtgttctatgaggtaaaatgaaTGGACTCTGGTGGCCTTGAAGcaagcaaaaagagagaaaacagcatcaGCTCTCTGCGAAGAGGGCTGGCAATGACGGCAATGTTAAACATCCCAACTATCCCTTTAAGCCAGCATTGTGCAGGAGAAACAAACCCGGCACTGCATCATTAGTGGAATTAATCAACATAAGAGTCCTCATCAGCATCTGTCCTGACATGGGAGTGTTAACTTTTCCATCCTAACTCGTCAGCATGTTGCCTGGTTGAATAAggaccctcttttttttttctcctcccagGATGAACCGATGGACACAGACCAGAGTAGCACGTTTCTTAGCTCCATCCAGTCAGAGATTGCCAAGTACCAGCTCCTTATTGAAGAGGAAAACCAGAAACTTAAAAGATATAAGGTGGGTTTCTCTTCAGCACCACATGTCTTAAGATGACATGCTGCATTTCATGACTTTCACGGTGATATGAATACAGGGAAATGGTCCATAAGCCTACAGTCCctgtaaaaaaaacctttttaaataaCCATGAGTGCATTACAAATGTAGAGGCTGtgtctgctgcagtgctgtcagCCACCTCTGAATGTACCACAGAGGTTTTGTTCCTTTCCCTGGTACACATCAGTCATGCCCAGTTTTCCCTCAGTTGTTGGATTTATGTGTTCTCTCAGATTGAAAACATTCGACGAAAGCACAACTACCTTCCTTTCATCATGGAGCTACTGAAGACACTGGCAGAGTACCAGCAGTTAATACCTTTGGTGGAGAAGGTAGGTTTTTTCACAGCACTATTTACTTTTGGTTCATGCTTGTCTGGGAAGACTTAAACACCTTTTGAAACACTTTTGGGTGTCCCTCAGCTGACATGCACATTATTTTTAATGAGATGTTTTGACATGTAGTTTGTAGGGACTCTCATggactaataataataataataatgataataaaaaaaaggtctCAGGAAGGGAAACTGATTTAATCAACATTATGAAATTagttttataaagatatttgtTCTGCCCACTAGAGGGCAGAATGCCATGTCTAGTTCATTAATAAGACTTTGAAATGATTTTCACTTTACAATGCTTAAGGTCAGTTTTACTCAGCTACAGTATTCAGATGAACTGTTTCAGCCAAGATTTGAGAAGACAagtcatgaaatatttatgttgTGAAGTTATTAGTGCAGTACTCTTTAATGTCTCCTGTGTAAATTCAGGACactaatgaaatgtttttttttctcaccaggCGAAGGAGAAACAGAGCGCCAAAAAAGCCCAGGAGGCCAAgtgaacaacaacacacacttcaACAGAGACGCCTCcgatcacacgcacacacacgcacgcgtacacacacatccagaacCCTTCAGTCACTCTTCCATCACCGAGCCGCGTACAGCTACTGTACACCAGCTGTCATGTTCATATTATTGGCCGTGGATGGTCTGCAGCACCTCCTCTCTGTGGCATCCAGAGATTAAGAACTGCATTGCAGGTGTAGCAGAGAGAGGGACTGTCCGGCGAAACGCTCTCTCCATGTGTGTCCATCAGCTCTAATGCATGATAGAAGGAAAGATGTGCTCAAATTATGGTCTGTcttattttcataataaaatgtCTAGATGTTTGTGAATTGGTGTTTTCATGGCCAGATTAAGAAAgctaattattttttaacatatcAGTCAGTTGCAGACTTcactgcagatgtttttttgtttgtttttcgaCGTGCTCACTGGGACAAACCCACACAGTAGTCAGGTTTGGTTGTGGAGCTCTGCCGCCACCTACTGGTGAAGGTGACGAAAAACAAGGACTGTCTTTACAATACATCAGGAAAAAGCCATCAGCTAACCTTTTTTGTCCAGTGCACATTGATTAGTGAAGCTGCAGTAGGCATTAAGAAGAATTTCAACCTTTTAAAAAGCGTTTTTAATAATCTCGTCTCCAGCCATTATCGTGATTAGAGCCCACCGACATGCTGCAAAGTCCTTATAAGTCCATCATTAAGAAACAACTGGTACAAGTGTAgtgacttgtgtgttttctgaatcGCTCCCTGAGGCGGTATGTCGATGTTTTGAACATGGGAGTCTGTAGTGGCCCCCTGTGAGTTGACTTTTAAATCAACTTCTGCTTCACACTAGACAAAGCAGCCAAACTTAGTAATTATGGGTCGTGCTTGAACACCGTCTGCGGCTAAAGACTTGCGTAGCCTGACGTATCTGCAGTCTGGTGACCAAAGTAGAACGTGCCCCTTCTCTATTTTTGGTTCCAGTGTTTACATGCACGCCTTAAGTACTTGTTGGATCTGATCCCAGAAGACTGTTGCCAAGATCTGTCATGGCAACAAATGAAAACCTGCAGGTTTTACTACCAGGCCAGAGAGAGAACAGTGTGTCTCTTTTATTACCTGAGATCAGGCCGTGTGGACGAGTAAACAAAAAGTACTGACGGCGATAGTGTTCCGACTCTGCAGGATGTTCAGGAATGCCTGCGCTACCTCGTCATACATGCTTTGTCATCAAACATTATCGTGGTGTCTTTTTTCATTGTGATTTTATCCTTTTGTATTTGGCTGAAGTCACACAGCAGAGTGCACGGTG
Encoded here:
- the glrx2 gene encoding glutaredoxin 2 isoform X2; this encodes MFHSGQQLDYFLAVCYFFSMFARAGCLSRVAWTGCRRMGNFTSSTPGALSSTSCAQYVQEVVSQHCVVIFSKTTCPYCRMAKNVFNEIGATYKVIELDEHSDGRRLQEALAQVTGARTVPRVFINGNCIGGGSDTKQLHQQGKLLPLIEQCAPCCAATSSEGSGSGQFESSK
- the glrx2 gene encoding glutaredoxin 2 isoform X4 yields the protein MTKISNLAKTKAMDVWTFRPAVILQLDIILMLIIRLQIVSSCGIFTFLRMGNFTSSTPGALSSTSCAQYVQEVVSQHCVVIFSKTTCPYCRMAKNVFNEIGATYKVIELDEHSDGRRLQEALAQVTGAESLH
- the glrx2 gene encoding glutaredoxin 2 isoform X1 is translated as MTKISNLAKTKAMDVWTFRPAVILQLDIILMLIIRLQIVSSCGIFTFLRMGNFTSSTPGALSSTSCAQYVQEVVSQHCVVIFSKTTCPYCRMAKNVFNEIGATYKVIELDEHSDGRRLQEALAQVTGARTVPRVFINGNCIGGGSDTKQLHQQGKLLPLIEQCAPCCAATSSEGSGSGQFESSK
- the glrx2 gene encoding glutaredoxin 2 isoform X3 encodes the protein MGNFTSSTPGALSSTSCAQYVQEVVSQHCVVIFSKTTCPYCRMAKNVFNEIGATYKVIELDEHSDGRRLQEALAQVTGARTVPRVFINGNCIGGGSDTKQLHQQGKLLPLIEQCAPCCAATSSEGSGSGQFESSK
- the uchl5 gene encoding ubiquitin carboxyl-terminal hydrolase isozyme L5; translation: MAGSAGEWCLMESDPGVFTELIKGFGCKGAQVEEIWSMEPENFDNLKPVHGLIFLFKWQPGEEPAGSIVQDSRLDHIFFAKQVINNACATQAIVSVLLNCSHSDMLLGDTLTEFREFSQSFDAAMKGLALSNSEVIRQVHNSFARQQMFEFDAKSSAKDEDAFHFVSYVPVNGRLYELDGLREGPIDLGACNQDDWISAVRPVIEKRIQKYSEGEIRFNLMAIVSDRKMIYERKIAELQTQLTEDEPMDTDQSSTFLSSIQSEIAKYQLLIEEENQKLKRYKIENIRRKHNYLPFIMELLKTLAEYQQLIPLVEKAKEKQSAKKAQEAK